The following nucleotide sequence is from Mytilus galloprovincialis chromosome 12, xbMytGall1.hap1.1, whole genome shotgun sequence.
CAACTATTCCCCCCCCCCCACTTATATCATTATTTATTCAGCGAAATGTCACTTTTCCAATGCCTACTGTTCCTACCTTTTTATGTTGCCTCTTTCAGCAGAAATGTTATGGGTTTATATAGTATGCCGTACGTTGTATGATGTATATATTTGTCCAAtatgtaaaaaatatgaaataaactcgtcatagaaaTTTCAAGTTGCATTATTACATATATGAGGCTAGTAATTCGTACGCATATCTCTTAATTGTCTTAAAAATAAAACCGACTGGATAAAGCAGTATGTATTTGTAATCTGTAGAGTTATTTATTCCCATAGTACCACTTAAAGGTTATTTAAGAGACTTTTGGTGTGTAAACTCGGTCAGTCGTCCTACATTCTGTCGTtacctatattttggcattgcacactATCACGTGTTTCTGCCGGTTTATGGCGTCTGTATACGCTAAATCCATTGAATGCTGGGTGTATGCTGATTTTCATTTTAGTCTtggacacatatttttttctttcttgttattggctttgaaatagctttcagTAACAGCGAGCATGCTCCGGGTCTGATCTTCTTGTCTTGAGCGTATACGTTGCGGGTTGAGTGCTTTTTATCGATCTCATGGGtcaaataataatttcaaatgatgtttatagtttattcttatgtgACGGTGTTACACCACTTTCTCAGGATATTTGGAGGGTGTGGCGCAAGCAGACTAGTTTAACCCTACAAAGATCTATGTGTCTGTCCACAGTAAGAAGTGTACAGTTGAATGTTTATCGTTTGCTGCtgtctgtttgacattttttgtgtGTTGTGCTGTTCCATCGATGTCCAAGGTTCGGGAGAGATAGGCGCATGCTTTTGTTTAACCACGCCATATCCTATATATTattgtcccaaatcaggagcctttaGTTCAatggttatcgtttgttgctcCTAATCATATTTGTTTCTTGTTTAAAATTTCTTGATACATGAGTGCTATGTCGTTAactttttctcgtttgaattgtttttcatttgtcatttcgggacgttttatagcttactatgcgatATGGGGTTTGTTCACATTGAAGGCCGCACCATGACCAGTTGCCAACTTCTACGCCATCTGACCTTTGGTATATTTAAGTCCAGATCAAAAGCTTAACTATCAATTGAACATCATATAAAAAAACccatacaaataaatgaaaaacaccGAAAATCATGACAAACAGATGCCGTATTAAAATTATTATGTTCATGTATCTTGTCGCCAAACTTCCTTATgcattattagtttttttttaaatcccaaaCAATCAAAAACCTACCAAAACCAAACGCAAAATAAAGGATGATTTCTGTTAATTTTCACTTTATTGCGGGACAACACTTTTGATAAAAGAAGACAAAGTTACACGCATCCTTGgctttcaatttgttttagattttattgTTCTTGCTATATTTCGAGATCAAAGAGCCAACTATTGTTTTATTTacgtgcatttttttttacatttgtatacCCCTATTTTCCTTTGATATGTGTTTTGGGGTTGATGTCTTCACGATCTCTAGCTACGCGCAATCATACGTGAGATAACCTATTCACTAACATGTTACCTTAcatataacaatgaaaattatttgaatttgtttttcagTATCCTTTCTCAACTTACTGATATAAGAAGCAAATTAGGAAGGAAACCTTAAACTTCCTTCTAAAACAAATTCAAGTTAATTTTAGGAAAAAATCGAGCTAATTTTCGGTAATgctatatactatatatatatattgctaatTCTTTAGGTCCTTTATGGTGATATAGCTCTTAACTGGTCGATTcttacatccttggctttcaaatattcggatTTGAGCGTTAATTCCTGGTAAAGGaaaattcagaaaagcgcttcgagAGCATCAGCTTCatatataacgtgttgttttcaatttgttttttgtttttgtaaaggacatacaataaaatatcacaaaaaatgccagcatttattgttttatatacaatGTGTTTTTCCCATTCACCAACGTCTTTACTATTTAcctgaaattataaaatataaaaaaaaaactttatcatgTATGTTAATTTACACAGTTAGTGTTGAAATTTTTTGTATAAGTTGGTTTCCTTTCTGGtgtcgataaaaaaaataattctttggTTCTCAAATTCGTTTTAAGTAAGTATTTTagtgtttatatattttctgtCACACATTCTCAAGAAATTTCTCAGAaagttcacatttttttaatGGATATAATGAATAACAGTTATATTACTGAACACTTTTAAGTACAATAAAAATACTGGTTTCTTATCTATTCTAGAAGCACGAGGTAGTTGAAACTTTTTCCTCTCTTCccgacaaatatgttgttgttccaGCAGGCATCAAACAACATTCATTGTATATGCACATGATGCAGACATGAATGATTATTTggattgttttgataaaataaaaacttgaatttCGCAGCAAATCACAGAATCCAACATATTTGTCTCGGTCCGCTGATTAGAAAATTATATTATGTGACATTATCAAATATGTAATTGTTATAAATTCTGTTTATATAGGCTGAATTTAGATGGCAGTCATCAATCAACCAAGCTTATTGTATAAAACTTGGCAATATTCCAAGCAGATGATAGTTTTAGTGTGATAAAGCAGGAACTAAATTAAAGTAGTAACTAACTGTTGTACAAGtgacaaagaaaaaacaatttatagATTATGATGAATATTATCATAAAGCTTACCCAAAGTGTCCATTCCATGACCCAGTAAAGCATTTTTGCAAGCATTACTGCAATAAAAGAATATTTCCACTTGTTGGTGGTCTGGGTGGTTATGATGATCTTCTCCGTGTTCTCGTGAAGGATGTCCTATCATTTGACCTATTGGATGAACCGTGGTATAGGATGGAGGCGGAGAGGTTTGCGGATGTGTGGCTCTTATGATGCAATCACTTAAGCATAATGGCATACCATGATCGTCAACTGACCATGGGGACgcaaatatttctaaaataaacatttatgtgCATAAAAATAGAGAATCATATTCAACGAAATTTATGATATTGTTATCCCTTTCGAACTTATATATATCGTAAATATACCTTGATGTCATAGGGGATCTCTATATGGATAGATACAAGTTGAGGTAATTGTTTGAGGAATTTTTCCAATTTTCCGAACATTTTAATTGTAAGTTCTAACTGCTCTAAGAGAATTTGAAACAGATACTTTCCGATCCGTCGGAACAACTGTcgttgtttattaaaaaaaagttcttgcaCTCTAAACGCTTAATAGGCTCTTAGAACATATAAGAAATTGAATTTATATTAGAGTACAATCTTTCAAACATAACTGGTTCTGACGTTAACCCTTTCCGAAAAATTAAACGACCCAAATATACTACATAAGTTTATTGTTTATTAACCGATAGAACGACATCACCTCCTGGGTGGGCCCGTGGTAGCGTGTTCTTCTCGAGTGCGGGAGCTCGTCGGTTCAAATCCCGGccgggttaaaaaaaaaaccaatattaaaTGGTATTTGCTGCTTATCTGCGAAGCAGGCGGCATTAAGGACTACGAGCAAAGACTAGGGGTCTCGGAGATAGACGAATATGTCAAAGTATGGCGATGCGTCTTCCTGCGGACTGTTCATTTGTTAATAAATCACATTTAAAATCTGGCTTGGAAGTCGTCGGTGTGGTACAAAGCAAGGATAATATTCATTCTATATTtacatgttctcgtcctgaatatgcttATTAATTTGCTGCTGGGCGTTAAGCAGACATCCATCTTTATCGTTAATAGAACAACCTATATTTGACCTCaaccaaaaatataaacatactCACGTGATAATAGGTTAGCTGTATCATTGAAACTTACACCATGTTTACTGGACTTTTTGAGAAAATCTGTCgaatgaaacaaaagattgttaTGCTTAGTAAATTTCTCAGAATTAATTATTTACATGACAGATTcacaaattttgtatatatatatatactgtatcaTAGACTCCTTTGATATATAAACGTTGCCTACGTTGTAGACTTTCTTTATGATATTTATCTACCATAAAAAAATCTTCTTGCTCCAGACAGCAGAAAGAATACATAAATTTACACaccaatataaaaatgaagatgtggtataatttccaacgAAACATATCTCTACAAGAGACCACATGACattgaaatgaaattaacaactataggtcacctatATCAAAGCCCATATCACCACTAATTTTGTAAATCCAAACCAATAAAAATGCTTACACATACTAATTTTATCCGCATACAATAGTAAAATATGCAACAGTCTCCTAACAGATAGAGTACTAATTCACAGGAATTGCCGATCAAActgtaatgtttaaaaaaaaataaagcttttatgAATCAAAACCAGAAATCTAAACTTCGAAAATTGTGCCAATCttattagaattataaatgaacaagaatgtgtccccagtacacggatgtcccatccgcactatcatattctatgttcagtggaccgtgaaaataggTGAAAATCTcttatttgacattaaaattagaaagatcatatcataggggacatgtgtactaaatttgaagttgattggacttacaCTTCATCAAAGACTACCTCGACCAAAAGCTTTAACCGGAAGCAGGACAgtcggacgcacagaccagaaaacttaATGCCGATATATGAGGCATAAAAACTAGATTGTCTCTGATGTTAACCTGTCGGCTGTGCTGCTCCTGTagctcttttcacaaaaaatctaaagtgtaaaattaatcttacgataaaaatatttagttgaattgTTAAGGAAAATTTTAGACGATAAATATATcacttaagtttttttgtgaaaagggccaCAGATACAGTTGAAGTATAACTCATAGTTATGCTTTCTCGACAAACGTACAACACACTTGTAATGCAggttataatgtttttttctgtatacctttgttcaacttgggtgataccagaataaaatgataaatatatagaaTGGAGCATTTTACACATATCAGCAACCTTTTGTACACTACTATGATATAATTGTAACATATTTGGATACCACCACTAGTGTTCAGTGTTTTAGCCAATAGAGTCAATTGATCATGGTAATAGATTACTTCGAAGCTTTAGGGGCTCTCTTATTTCATTGTTTTCCGGGgactattatagctgactatgcggtatgaatttgcccattgttgaaggtcgtacggtgacctacatttGTGTATAAATGTAAACgtgtatgtcatttggtctcttctgaagagttgtttcattggcaatcacaccacatcttcttactaaAACGTATTTTATATAGCTCTGAAAAGAATATGCCGGTATAAAAACACGATACTAGTAGGTAAAACAAGTCTTTTTATGAAAGATTGctgtttatcaaatgttttttCCATTAACTAATGAGCAGACTTGAATTCTGAACATAAAATGAATGCTCTAGAAGTTGATGTATCACTAAACACAAACAACAAACCTAACTCGAGTCTAACTCGATGAATGTCAAATAAATACGAAGACATACACTTTACAAGTAGTTTCTGGAATCACAAAAATCATGAacttttaattatattaatgaagtacatgtatacgtaTCCAACAAAAACTCACATCTTAAATGAGCCATAAACTGTTTTGACGTATGACGATGATAATCATCTAGTGCTGTATATGTTCCGTCGCCATCTTCGTCAACTTTgtcgtcatcatcgtcatcaAAAGTCGACAATCGAAGTGTTGCCTCTACTGAAATGTGAAATACAAACATATCGTGTGTTGCGTTTTCAATAATATCTCGTGATATTATATAACAGTAGCATGTTTTGTACAGAAAATAAACAAAGCCTGTTTTGGGATTATATATCAGACTGTACGTTCGTAAATAATTGGTTCATTAATGTTTTTCAGGATTCATTGTTGGGCCCATagtagcttgctgtttggtgtgagccggTGTTTGAGACCGTACTTGGTTTGCTTTTGTagattgtgatttggatggacagttgtctcattggcaaccataccacatctcacTATATCTATTTGCTGTCGCTAAAAGAGTTATTATCTGAATATTGGTTAAAATTATGTCTAGAAgaatatattgataaaaatctactGTGGACGATATTCATCAATGTTCTCACAAAATCGCTACTCATACAGCCTTTGCAGATGAGTAATTTCTGATGTTTTTGAAATCGGATTTTAATGTATAAATCATCGTTCGTTTTTGCTATCTGTATTTTCTAAAGCTGACACCTTAGCACTGTGGTTGGCTAACAATATAGCAAACAATATCCGCTCAAGCCGGGGTTAGGGGCCGTCTTCAACTTGCCTTGGagtgaatgtttttttaagccgtgttgaaggcctcactgtgacttaGAGATAAAGAATAGGAATAAAAGCgctgttcttttatttttttgtgtatttttgttgttgtgcaTGTACTTATTTTGTGTCTTGGATAGATAACCTATATATATCCTTTAGTTTTTCTAATAGACATCCAAAATTTATCACAATGAATGTATAGGCAAGTATCGAAAGTATATAAGCAAAACCTATCAAAAATTTATTTtctcaatatatatgtatattaatgctcttcaactacaAAATGTACATACTTTATTTGGTCTTGATTAAAGCAAGGAATAAAATAGTAAGactattcaagcgtcactgatagGTCTGAAACCAGTTGGAAATAGGCATGCAGAAGTATACTAGTAACCAATATCCAATAATTTTAATCATTGACGACCCATTTGTggacttctgctgttgtctgctctatggccgggtttttgtctctttgacacattccccattttctttcttaattttatttacaattacaACTATATCTATATCAAATTCCACTCTGTCACATGTTTTATTGTAGGTGAAACGCACAACAAAAACATGTAAACATCGAACACCTAGCCATGGGATAGAGTAAATTTTCTCCCTCGTATAAACCAATCAAAATCGGCCATTTAAACGTAaagtataataatgataattaccCCCATTGTCTATTTCCTCAGACAAACTTATGAGCTCTGTCGCCATAAACAGCCTCTTACTGAACAGATCTAGTAGATCATAGGCGTTTTCAACACGTTCTATCGTGTAAGTGTCAATCAATCCATTCCCTTCGTCTCTTATCGGTAAATAGAAACTACCAAGTGGAATACCTTAAAAACAATGTAATATAAGATATCAGATATTGTATTGGTTTATAATCCAAAATTATAGGATGGGTACCGTACCAATACAATACACATTGGTtataaaaatcttaatattttcttttAGTTTGAATAAGAACATTTAATACATGTTTCATACACTTTTTCATTATACATGGTTCCATACTAGCATGTTTTGTCATGGAATTTGATACATCGATTATTCAGAGACACAAACTGAAAAAGGTTCTAAACCATATTCAAATTAATTGGTGTTCATGCGTAAATTTAGTCGTTCAGTGCATTTTCATgtgtttgtgttaatatgtcttttggttGAGATAAGCTATTCCAATTGAAAATTCATAgggtgtctttctatgttgtgatgttacaataTTGTTTCACGTAAGgttgaaggttggtacctattaaaatgcTTAAACACGCTGCGTTTGTTTATacctgtcctaattcaggaacctgatgttcagtggttgtcgtatgttgatgtggttcataagtgtttctcagttctcgtttttatatagactagaccattggttttccggtttgaatatttttactctagtcatttttggggccctttatagctttctgttcggtgcgagccaaggctccgtgttcaTACTTTAAGCTTAAATGGTTTaggtttacaaattgtgatttggatggagagttgtctcactggcactcataccacatcttcttatatgtaaATAGACAAATGTTACTGTATGTATTTATTTGTCACGATTCATTATTTTGGAAATAATAAAACGCTTCATTGAATTGCATATTCTTTAAAACATCAAACAGGTAAAAGGCAAATTATagaaacaaacaattataatGATATTCAAACAATCCTAAAGAGTAATATTTTAGCATTCTAAATTTAATATACGATTAAACAATGATCTTTTAAGGTATATATACACACCAAAACATGTTCCAAATATGTCCGTTAATGTCAAAACAATGAACGCCAGACTAGGCCATGTTGTCAGCATGTTTGACTACACATTCATTTGATATTGGAAGCATAGTAAATCGTGAGTTCCGATTGAAGTATCATTGCAGATAAGGTAGTATCTGGTCTACATTTGACTTACATGTCAATATGTCAATCTAACGGAACGCGTAAATATGAAAGGACTGATAAACATCAGCTTTGATTTACCatattgatttatatataaaatacttcCGGACCGGTTACTTTGAATGACCAGGACAAAACTTATGTACGTAGACGATATTATATACATTTCGTGCGTCCGAATCAATTTTCTAGATTTATCTGGATTTGGTACGTTCACATCCCAAATAAGAAAGCCAAGGTAATATCTGATTTGGATTATATTGCAGCATAGCAGTGCTCTCTTCAAATTAAATGGGCCTCGACTTCTCGCTGTATAAGTGGCGTCGAATGACAAAACAATAACCTTTATAGATTAACTTTGTTACACTAGTTATCTGGGGTAATGTTTTATGTCTATTATAAGTAACTTTCATATTACATAATCATTTTATCAagcgtttttgtttttatagagaAAATATGCATGGAAAGAATTGACATACCGGTTTATGTAAACGAAATAATTTCATCCAGGTTCTTCGTAACTCGAATAATTATGCGCGTATCGATCAATCGGAGAATAGTAGGAGATCGGTGAAATATAACGACTGATATTATTCTGGTTAAGTTCCAATCCTCAGAAACTGTAAACCAGTGTCACCTTTAAACCTTGAATTTAGTTGTTCAAAGATAAATTCAGAAcagaatttaaccaaaaataTGACAAAAGTACAGAAGTTAATTCTCGTGTCGAAATCTTCTAAAGCTACCATGATCGagaaaattattatttcttttgTCTCTCATCCAATTAACAACCGATTTTAACTACTTAAAAAGTAACAGAAAAAAGTTTCAAACTTCGTAAGGGCATATTAAACTATAATCACCATGAGTATTACAAGATTAAGAATGATCAATTGATTATACATAACTTTTAccaaaatttaaaggaaaaataaaatcctatgacGTTGCAATGACAGTGTACGTTCTTCTTATCATGATCACACATGGTGTACCATTCAACTGTTTTTTTATTGGATATGACGCGATCACGTGTTTCAAAGGTTAATTTACGTATCTGACGACTTGTTTCTATTTCTAGGTATATTGACGCTATGTTTCTATTTCTAGGTATATTGACGCTATGTTTCTATTTCTAGGTATATTGACGCTATGTTTCTAATGATACGTATATTGGTGGTCAATATGAAAATGTTACTAAATTTAgattaactagaacacacccgcgaaatcgcgggcatttagagcttgATTGAAAGTATGTACACTATCACAGCTGTagggagaatttttgtaaaagttttatgtCTGGAggatttcagaaaaggtatcaaaattcataggtacttggagacaggacaatttttttaagCCCTCCTCCCTTTTTCAGATTTCAAGAACTTTATGTTAAATGCAGACGATAAGAATATAAGCCCGAATGCCAATGCAACAAGCTATGAAGTTTCAAATAATGATATTCTCAATACCATGTTAAAATTCTtgtaaaatacaatgtatatctacCTGTTAGATTATTTTGACACTCGAACTAACTTCGTCCTCGATCAATATAATCTGAGCAGGTCCATATATATAACGTATTGACCTCGTCAGAGTCAATAATTTATAGATATAATTTTGTTTGGACCAGCTGGAACATAATTGAATTTAAAACCTGCACAGATGCCGACTGTAACAGTCTTCTTCAATGTATAGTAAAATCGACAAATATCAGTTAAACAGCTGTTAAATAGACATACACAtctataaaatgtaaaaacaatattttaataatttatagaAAACCACAATGACAATAATATGTTTACCAGCATTAGGATGTACCTGTTTAAAATTGGGTGAGTTTTGTTTGTCGACCATCATTTTGTAATCGGAGACCATGATTGCCATGATTTATTGGCAAATCACATTATCTCTGCCGGAATTCGTTCCCGAGACCTTTGTGTTACAAGGATAGACCAACTGGCAAAAATCCCTTGCCAAAATGGGGCGTCGGGAGCTGTACGGGATGTACAAATACACAGCCACGTCCGATCAGACAGGGGATGCCTTGTTTGGAGAGAGCAGTATTgatttaaaaagacaaacattatTAACTGTTGAGATATTTTACCTTTTTATAATTTCAGAATTAAAAAGAAGATAGTAATCATAAGTATAATATCCTACATGACAATCTGTAATTTGTTCTGGGCCTTAAACAACGAATTCTCGAATAATGGAGACCGACTTCCAGTTGTTGAAAATGCTGAGACAGTGGAAGGAAAATATAACAAACAGAGAAAGTCACACCATGTAGACATCAATCAAACGGAAAATATTTCTTACCCTTTCAGTTGTCCAGAAAATTACAACCCTGACGCATATCCGGGACGTATAGCAGAGGACATCCTTTGCATGGTATGTAAACTCTATCTGTGACGGGTGCCATGTGTGCAACAGGAACTGCTATGGAATTATTGGGGTATATGGatttattctcatttttttttaatgttagtataaaaaaagaagattgccaatgagacaaatctccacaagaaaccaaatgacacagaacttaaaaactataggtcacgatacggccttcaacaatgagcaaatatcataccgcatagtcagctataaaagaccccaaaatgactGCAATTTCTAGGTACAAGTGTTTTCTGACTAGTTTGTCGTTGTGTATTTTTTATACCATGACAATGTCAATTTTTCTTCGACTTATTAGTTTTGAATATCCCCTCAGTATTGTTCGCCTCTTTttggttttaatatatatattatatatacaataatCATTTATGATGACTATATATTTGCTTAAAACTTTTTTCAGCCCAGACTTGTTGTTTTCTGATTACACTGTAAACTAATttaaaacacatacattttatacTTACAGAAAAGACCTAAGTTTTTAGAAAATATGAAGAATCCCTGTTGGAAAGAGAAAGACAGAATGCGCTGCTTACCATACTTTCAAATTGTAGGCGTATGTAGGTCTGGTGTTGCTGATCTGTATAATCGAATGTTAATGCACCCTAAAATTGTGGGTAATACAGGACCGCACTCAAGGGAAACTGACTTCTGGTCATGGAAACGATATGGTCTAAGTAAGTTTAATAAAATCGAATGTTAATGCACCCTAACATTGTGGGAAACACGCGAAACTGACTTCTGGTCATGGAAACACTATGGTCTATGTAAGTCTAATAAAAGTATTCTGACGATTTTTCCAACAACCAATTTTACAACTACATGTAAGGTCAGTCTACAAGttgatatgaaaacaagaagtcactgtggtatgattgacaatgaaacaGCTCTCCACACAACAAATAACTAGGAAGGTAAGCaattataagtcaccgtacggacttcaacaatgagctaattTTTCGATTGATTGCTGTTTGATCAAcgtacagtggaaaatattacatgcatgccTAGGACAGCCATTTAACGAATTTATTATGTAACAACTCTTTCGACTCGGACCGTTTGAgatatgtttttctattttggGAAATTCTATGATGACCTCGATAAGTCATTAAACAACTGTTGTTGtttgattgctgtctcattgacgtttccATCACAAGTCTTAGTTTtttttaaggaagttcgctacacagtttcaaaataacaagcttttcataacactagtatatgtTGCTAGGGGTTTAATAAAggaataaaaaagcaaaaaataaataaatagaccattgtgcttgtttttgagatattagccattgaaattttgatttttcatatctttatcattgacaagttaaagttctaaagctattaaaaaattacaaagattttataagacttttacagatgaatTATATGTCACATACTTATGTgtgtatacatataaaagatttataaaaagaaaaatgggggtcaaagGGCAAAATCTTTTAAAGCATttcaagcgaacatccttaatgaTTTTCTCTGTAAATCATTTTCGTTAAATTTCTTACGTTGATAAATATGTATTTTCGCGGGAAATTGGCAACAGTATCAAACTCCCTATTTTACATGAgtaaccatttaacttcaaaagaggGGAGTGTATGCTTTTTGTATGATCGAGCCAGAAAAGATTTTCATCgctgtcaatcatttttttttctttttcaaaatttaacactatataATATCTTTTTTTCGTCATCTGCttcaacagaatatttttttcatcaaattggggatcagaatattttattCAGGGAAAAACATAACCCTCCCTTGAAATATCATGGTCTTTCCCTTATGCTTGTATGAATAACACTAttgattctttttaataaaataatgtatggttgaaaattacattttcaattaatttaggTTTCTTCGACATCCGACTTATCAACTATGGTGATTTCTATACTCTGTCAGATTTTAGCAACTTCTTTGAACAAATACAGAGAAGAAGtaaagaagaaaataaatacGATCTCATAACAGGTATTTAACATTGTGATGCAAACGTTAAATTAACGTTGCAATGGACTTGTTCTCTGAAGAAATCTTAAccttaacactttcactaaaataaatttggctcgtttgattttcattaaatttttgtcaaattatttactttgaccctttaacaaaaatataaaaatttaaaaaattttgaaccaaccgttttgtcagaaaaattacactggttatatagcagtttgacaaccaccaattttgatcattgagaagcttaatattccttttacaacacaacgtaattaaaacgtttagctgactttacagagttatctccctgtagtgttaggtaccaccttaagcccCAGTTACACTGTCACGTTTCAAGAGCtacgttttactacgttttgaaagCGTAGCGAAACGGGAATATACGTGACGAAGCGTATCGAAACGTAGTGATTCTTTATTCA
It contains:
- the LOC143055623 gene encoding uncharacterized protein LOC143055623, whose protein sequence is MLTTWPSLAFIVLTLTDIFGTCFGIPLGSFYLPIRDEGNGLIDTYTIERVENAYDLLDLFSKRLFMATELISLSEEIDNGVEATLRLSTFDDDDDDKVDEDGDGTYTALDDYHRHTSKQFMAHLRYFLKKSSKHGVSFNDTANLLSQIFASPWSVDDHGMPLCLSDCIIRATHPQTSPPPSYTTVHPIGQMIGHPSREHGEDHHNHPDHQQVEIFFYCSNACKNALLGHGMDTLGK